In Streptomyces capitiformicae, one genomic interval encodes:
- a CDS encoding GntR family transcriptional regulator produces the protein MAAELTDLADDRALLGRTSTAERVSDILRSRIAEGFFPPGTRLSEDSIGGALGVSRNTLREAFRLLTHERLLVHELNRGVFVRVLTVEDVEDIYRTRRLVECAVVRGLGSPPYGLDGLAEAVQEGQRAAHENDWKGVSTANIHFHRELVALAGSARTDELMRSVFAELRLAFHVVDNPRKLYEPYLARNLLILQRLQKGERDEAEEMLAAYLDDSLKGLVEVYGRRVADVP, from the coding sequence ATGGCCGCCGAATTGACGGATCTTGCCGACGATCGAGCCCTCCTCGGGCGCACCAGCACCGCCGAGCGGGTTTCGGACATCCTCCGGAGCCGGATCGCCGAGGGCTTCTTCCCGCCCGGCACACGGCTGTCCGAGGACAGCATCGGTGGCGCCCTCGGTGTCTCCCGCAACACCCTCCGCGAGGCGTTCCGCCTGCTCACCCACGAACGCCTGCTCGTGCACGAGCTCAACCGCGGGGTCTTCGTACGCGTGCTCACCGTCGAGGACGTCGAGGACATCTACCGCACCCGCCGCCTCGTCGAGTGCGCCGTCGTGCGTGGGCTCGGATCGCCGCCGTACGGTCTCGACGGGCTCGCCGAAGCCGTCCAGGAGGGGCAGCGGGCGGCGCACGAGAATGACTGGAAAGGCGTCTCCACCGCCAACATCCACTTCCACCGCGAACTCGTCGCCCTGGCCGGCAGCGCCCGTACCGACGAACTGATGCGCAGCGTCTTCGCCGAACTCCGGCTGGCGTTCCATGTGGTGGACAATCCGCGCAAACTGTACGAGCCGTATCTGGCGCGAAATCTACTGATCCTCCAGAGGCTGCAGAAGGGTGAGCGCGACGAGGCCGAGGAGATGCTGGCGGCCTATCTCGACGACTCGCTGAAGGGGTTGGTGGAGGTGTACGGGCGCCGGGTCGCCGACGTCCCCTGA
- a CDS encoding MFS transporter encodes MSTTPPSPATTTTALPKSGEQAPDGGAFGWLRALGPQGRRAFGGAFGGYALDSYDYFTLPLSMVALAAYFGLDSGQTGLFTTVTLVVSAIGGAAAGVLADRIGRVKALMITVATYAVFTVACGFAPNYETLLVFRALQGLGFGGEWAVGAILVAEYASAKHRGRTLGAIQSSWAVGWALAAIVYTVVFSLADEDLAWRIMFWTGALPALLVVWVRRQVKDAPEAAAAREKSTEKGSFAAIFRPATATAPGLLRTTVFAVLLSTGVQGGYYTLATWVPTYLKTERDLSVVGTGGYLTFLISGAFIGYLTGGYLTDRLGRRRNIWLFAMLSAICILAYANIPSGANTLLLVLGFPLGFCMSAIFSGFGSFLSELYPSAVRGTGQGFTYNTGRAVGAVFPTTVGFLADSWGVGGALVFGAIGYGLAAVALLGLPETRGKELV; translated from the coding sequence ATGAGCACGACCCCTCCCTCCCCCGCCACGACGACCACAGCCCTGCCCAAGTCGGGCGAACAGGCCCCGGACGGCGGCGCGTTCGGCTGGCTGCGCGCACTCGGGCCGCAGGGCCGCCGCGCGTTCGGCGGCGCGTTCGGCGGCTATGCCCTCGACTCGTACGACTACTTCACGCTGCCGTTGAGCATGGTCGCGCTGGCGGCCTACTTCGGCCTGGACAGCGGCCAGACGGGCCTGTTCACCACGGTCACGCTGGTCGTCTCGGCGATCGGTGGCGCCGCCGCGGGGGTGCTCGCGGACCGGATCGGGCGGGTGAAGGCGCTGATGATCACCGTGGCCACGTACGCGGTCTTCACGGTGGCCTGCGGCTTCGCGCCCAACTACGAGACGCTGCTGGTGTTCCGGGCCCTTCAGGGTCTGGGCTTCGGCGGTGAGTGGGCGGTCGGCGCGATCCTGGTCGCCGAGTACGCGAGCGCCAAACACCGGGGGCGCACGCTCGGCGCGATCCAGAGTTCCTGGGCCGTCGGCTGGGCGCTGGCCGCGATCGTCTACACCGTCGTGTTCTCCCTCGCCGACGAGGACCTCGCCTGGCGCATCATGTTCTGGACCGGCGCCCTGCCCGCGCTGCTCGTCGTCTGGGTGCGCCGTCAGGTCAAGGACGCCCCGGAGGCGGCCGCCGCCCGCGAGAAGAGCACCGAGAAGGGCTCTTTCGCCGCGATCTTCCGGCCCGCCACGGCCACCGCTCCCGGTCTGCTGCGCACGACCGTGTTCGCCGTGCTGCTCTCCACCGGCGTCCAGGGCGGCTACTACACGCTGGCGACCTGGGTGCCGACGTACCTGAAGACCGAGCGCGACCTGTCCGTCGTCGGCACCGGCGGCTACCTCACGTTCCTGATCTCCGGTGCCTTCATCGGCTACCTCACCGGCGGTTATCTCACCGACCGGCTGGGCCGCAGGCGCAACATCTGGCTCTTCGCGATGCTCTCGGCGATCTGCATCCTGGCGTACGCGAACATCCCCAGCGGCGCCAACACCCTTCTCCTGGTGCTCGGTTTCCCGCTCGGGTTCTGTATGTCGGCGATCTTCAGTGGCTTCGGCTCGTTCCTGAGCGAGCTGTATCCGTCGGCCGTACGCGGCACCGGGCAGGGCTTCACATACAACACCGGGCGCGCGGTGGGCGCCGTCTTCCCGACGACGGTCGGTTTCCTCGCGGACAGCTGGGGCGTGGGCGGCGCGCTGGTCTTCGGCGCGATCGGTTACGGCCTCGCGGCGGTGGCGCTGCTCGGTCTTCCGGAGACGCGCGGAAAGGAGCTCGTGTGA
- a CDS encoding putative hydro-lyase yields MNHVTTTQDRPSALVHDRPLTLVDPHAHAWTPDKARARFRSGVSGPTAGVAAGRTQANLISVPADWAYDMLLFCQRNPKPCPVLDVTDAGSWTTPLAEGADLRTDLPRYRVWEHGELVAEPTDVVDVWRDDLVSFLIGCSFTFEWALSEAGVPMRHIEQGRNVPMYVTGRQCRPAGRLRGPMVVSMRPVPPAHLAAAIRESSLLPAVHGGPVHCGEAAGLGIADMSRPDFGDPVEAEPDDIPVFWACGVTPQAAVMASRPPFAITHAPGQMFVTDARDEQYRVA; encoded by the coding sequence GTGAACCACGTGACCACCACCCAGGACCGTCCCTCTGCCCTCGTCCATGACCGTCCCTTGACCCTCGTCGACCCGCACGCGCACGCGTGGACCCCCGACAAGGCTCGCGCCCGGTTCCGCTCGGGGGTGTCGGGTCCCACCGCCGGGGTCGCAGCCGGCCGCACCCAGGCGAACCTGATCTCGGTACCGGCCGACTGGGCCTACGACATGCTGCTGTTCTGCCAGCGCAACCCGAAGCCGTGCCCGGTGCTCGACGTCACGGACGCCGGTTCGTGGACGACTCCGCTGGCGGAGGGCGCGGACCTGCGCACCGATCTGCCGCGCTACCGCGTCTGGGAGCACGGCGAGTTGGTGGCCGAGCCCACCGACGTGGTCGATGTCTGGCGGGACGACCTGGTGTCGTTCCTGATCGGCTGCAGCTTCACCTTCGAGTGGGCGCTCAGCGAGGCGGGTGTCCCGATGCGCCACATCGAGCAGGGCCGCAATGTCCCCATGTACGTCACCGGCCGCCAGTGCCGCCCCGCAGGGCGGTTGCGCGGCCCCATGGTGGTGTCGATGCGCCCGGTGCCGCCCGCGCATCTGGCCGCCGCGATCCGGGAGAGCAGCCTGCTCCCCGCCGTGCACGGCGGCCCGGTGCACTGCGGCGAGGCGGCGGGCCTCGGCATCGCGGACATGTCCCGCCCGGACTTCGGCGACCCGGTGGAGGCCGAGCCGGACGACATCCCGGTGTTCTGGGCCTGCGGGGTCACCCCACAGGCCGCGGTGATGGCCTCGCGCCCGCCGTTCGCGATCACCCACGCACCGGGCCAGATGTTCGTGACCGACGCCCGTGACGAGCAGTACCGCGTGGCCTGA
- a CDS encoding LamB/YcsF family protein produces the protein MISIDLNADLGEGFGRWQLTDDEQLLSVVTSANVACGFHAGDAATMRKVCELAAERGVRVGAQVSYRDLAGFGRRAMDVPPDELTAEVAYQIGALEVFARAAGTRVSYVKPHGALYNRVVHDEEQAAAVVDGVVLADATLPVLGLPGSRFLKVAERAGLPAVTEAFADRAYTDQGTLVPRGQGGAVITDADAVVERSVDLARTGTVVSHSGERIPVRARSLCLHGDTPGAVELARRVRAELAASGVPVEAFA, from the coding sequence ATGATCTCCATCGATCTCAACGCCGACCTCGGCGAGGGCTTCGGCCGCTGGCAGCTGACCGACGACGAGCAACTGCTGTCCGTCGTCACCAGCGCCAACGTGGCCTGCGGCTTCCACGCCGGGGACGCGGCCACCATGCGGAAGGTGTGCGAGTTGGCGGCCGAGCGCGGCGTACGGGTCGGTGCCCAGGTGTCGTACCGCGATCTGGCGGGGTTCGGGCGGCGCGCGATGGACGTGCCTCCCGACGAACTGACGGCCGAGGTGGCGTACCAGATCGGCGCCCTGGAGGTCTTCGCGCGCGCGGCGGGCACGCGCGTGTCGTACGTGAAGCCGCACGGTGCGCTCTACAACCGTGTCGTGCACGACGAGGAGCAGGCGGCGGCGGTGGTCGACGGAGTGGTCCTCGCCGACGCCACGCTGCCCGTTCTCGGCCTGCCCGGCTCTCGCTTTCTCAAGGTGGCCGAGCGGGCCGGGCTGCCTGCCGTCACGGAGGCGTTCGCGGACCGCGCGTACACGGACCAGGGCACCCTGGTTCCGCGCGGTCAGGGCGGTGCCGTGATCACCGACGCCGACGCGGTGGTCGAGCGGTCCGTCGACCTGGCCCGCACCGGCACGGTCGTCTCCCACTCCGGGGAGCGCATCCCCGTCCGCGCGCGCTCCCTGTGCCTGCACGGCGACACACCGGGCGCGGTGGAGCTGGCCCGTCGGGTGCGGGCCGAGCTGGCGGCCTCGGGCGTACCCGTGGAGGCGTTCGCATGA
- a CDS encoding 5-oxoprolinase subunit B family protein — MRALPVGDRALLIEVATGEEAEALHAELLRRRATGELSVAEMVPAARTVLLDGLDAPSRLAERLASWEIPPVPRRAEDVVEIPVRYDGPDLPDVAAHWGVDEAEVARIHAAAEFRVAFCGFAPGFGYLTGLPREVPRRATPRTAVPAGSVALAGPYTGVYPRSSPGGWQLIGTTDTVLWDHARVPAALLAPGTRVRFTPVAAA; from the coding sequence ATGAGGGCGCTGCCGGTCGGGGACCGCGCGCTGCTGATCGAGGTGGCCACGGGCGAGGAGGCCGAGGCCCTGCACGCCGAGCTCCTGCGCCGCCGCGCGACGGGTGAGCTCTCGGTGGCCGAGATGGTCCCCGCGGCCCGTACGGTCCTTCTGGACGGCCTCGACGCCCCGTCCCGCCTCGCCGAGCGCCTCGCCTCCTGGGAGATACCGCCCGTCCCCCGGCGCGCGGAGGACGTCGTGGAGATCCCCGTACGGTACGACGGTCCCGATCTGCCGGACGTCGCCGCCCACTGGGGTGTCGACGAGGCCGAAGTGGCCCGGATCCACGCGGCGGCCGAGTTCCGGGTCGCCTTCTGCGGTTTCGCACCGGGCTTCGGCTATCTCACCGGGCTGCCCCGCGAGGTGCCGCGCCGGGCCACGCCGCGCACGGCCGTCCCGGCGGGTTCCGTCGCCCTGGCCGGCCCGTACACCGGTGTCTACCCGCGCTCCTCCCCGGGCGGCTGGCAGCTGATCGGTACGACGGACACGGTCCTGTGGGACCACGCGCGCGTGCCGGCCGCCCTGTTGGCGCCGGGCACCCGCGTCCGCTTCACACCGGTGGCGGCGGCGTGA